GCGACGGCGTTCGCGGAGTACCCGAGCTCCTCGGCGGCGCGGCGCACGCGCTCCTGCGTGCCGGCCGACGTGCGGGTGCCGGGGGTGCGGTTGAGCACGTGCGAGACCGTCGTCGCGGACACCCCGGCGCGGGCGGCGACGTCCCGGATGCTCACGCGTGCTGCCACGGGCCGCTCACCGCCACTTCGTCGTGTCCGTGGCTGCCAAACCGTTTTGTCAGCCGAGTGCCAAAACGATGAACCACCGGACGGGTCCGTGTCAACCCACCGCCGCGCACACGACGTGCGGCTGCGGCGGACACCGCCGGGGCGGCGCCGGGGGCGAGGTCAGCGCAGCGGGCGTCCGTACTGGTCACGACCTCCGGAGGCCAGCAGGACGATCCCGTCGACGACGGCCCACAGCCACACGGCCGGGGCGATGACGAACCCGATGAGCACCACCATGAGCAGCCCGCCGAGGAAGAAGCCCAGCAGCTGCAGCAGGCCGATCGCCGTCTGCCCCGCGTAGAGCCGCCCGACGCCGCACACGCCGACCAGCGGCAGCAGGAGCTGGAGCAGGCCCGCGGTGGAGCGGCTCTTGTCCGACCACGGCAGCCCGGTCGCGGGGTCCACCCCGTACGGCGCGGTCGGGCTCGCGTACAGCGGCGCCGCGGGCGGCGGGTACGCGGCGGCGTACGCCTGCACGGCGCCCGGGTACGGCTGC
This is a stretch of genomic DNA from Cellulomonas sp. ES6. It encodes these proteins:
- a CDS encoding NINE protein, whose protein sequence is MTDEQQPPQPAEGAQPVGDPYPTPQDQPPYPGAEPYAAQQPYPGQDPYPGQDPYAAQQPYPGAVQAYAAAYPPPAAPLYASPTAPYGVDPATGLPWSDKSRSTAGLLQLLLPLVGVCGVGRLYAGQTAIGLLQLLGFFLGGLLMVVLIGFVIAPAVWLWAVVDGIVLLASGGRDQYGRPLR